ATTCAATATTACTTACTCTCATAGCATTAAACAAGACATTAATCAAATTATAGTAATTGAATTTTTTTTGTAAGACAGGCGGGGAGGGTTTTGTCAATTCATAAATAAGGGCAATTTTATTAATCAACATTTGAAATAAAATGCGGATGGTGGCAAAATATAAACAATCATTGAAGAGTTTATCCATACGTTTTGGAGTTTGAGAGATTAACAGAGGAGGGGCAATCAAATTATGAAAATGATAGACGTCATTATAAGCCGTAGAAATACTAAGCAATTTAAGCCGACACCTATTCCTGAAGAAAAGTTGATTTCTTGGTTGGATACTGCAAGTTATGCTCCTAATCACCGGATGAATGAACCGTGGGAGCTCCTTATTATCGGACCGGATACTAGAGCGAAATTAAAACACAAAACGGACTTTGGCGGTGCTCCTATCGTTCTTGTAATACTATCCAAACCCGCCCCCACATCGTTCGAACGTGATGAGAATGTCATGGCTGCCTCTTGTTTCGCACAAAATTTCTTATTAGCGGCTCATGAAGAGGGTATTGGGGGATATTGGTCTTCATTGGGTGCTTTGCCCCATAATCGTGATATTCTCGGGGTACCGAAAAATCATGATGTTATAGGTGTATTTGGAAT
Above is a window of Paenibacillus wynnii DNA encoding:
- a CDS encoding nitroreductase family protein; the protein is MKMIDVIISRRNTKQFKPTPIPEEKLISWLDTASYAPNHRMNEPWELLIIGPDTRAKLKHKTDFGGAPIVLVILSKPAPTSFERDENVMAASCFAQNFLLAAHEEGIGGYWSSLGALPHNRDILGVPKNHDVIGVFGMGYPDEVPTARARTSIMSKITYLS